The following proteins are encoded in a genomic region of Papaver somniferum cultivar HN1 unplaced genomic scaffold, ASM357369v1 unplaced-scaffold_10, whole genome shotgun sequence:
- the LOC113326052 gene encoding cytochrome P450 76A2-like, whose protein sequence is MSTDDMFIWTAISIAVAAPLLLLLLHSFLCRKNKTKPRRLPPGPSGWPLIGNLFHVGYDYNALHKRLVGIQKKYGPIFMIRVGWQNMLVIASADAAMELFKTHDQAFFNRQPIQTLQLPDDDIYQLTPWASYGPIWRINRRLYASLFSRTTMNSTLGKRRQFLDQIIEWLLAEEKEGRSVEIKHLTLVAFANLFGNLFFSKDVMDLKSASGNKLYQLLEEIVVVSSKPNVADVYPWLRNLDPQNLASRMKKAQDAFVNIIDEFAKERKSRDTDWRNNKEEKDYWDLLMDFEGNGKDEPMKLSDRYINFFITEIFIAGIDSIITPLEWVMTEVMRNPEVMRKAKDEIAQVVGYNKKIEESDVESLPYLGSVIKETLRLHPPAPMLIPRTIVEDTEFMGYIIPKDTAVLVNFWSIGRDSDLWDDPLSFNPDRFIGNNTDYRGQHSQFLPFGAGRRMCAGLPLVHQILPIVVGSLLQSFDWTLETGVTPESIDMDEKIETSLKKSIPLRIIPRASVLAV, encoded by the exons ATGTCCACAGATGATATGTTTATCTGGACAGCCATTTCCATTGCAGTGGCAGCTCCACTCTTACTCTTACTCCTCCACAGTTTCCTATGCCGGAAAAATAAAACCAAGCCAAGGCGATTACCACCGGGTCCTTCAGGTTGGCCATTGATCGGAAACCTCTTTCATGTAGGCTACGACTATAATGCTCTTCACAAAAGATTGGTAGGAATTCAAAAGAAATATGGACCGATTTTCATGATACGTGTGGGTTGGCAGAATATGCTGGTTATTGCTTCTGCTGATGCTGCTATGGAGTTGTTCAAAACTCATGATCAAGCTTTTTTCAATCGTCAGCCAATCCAGACGCTACAACTACCAGATGATGATATTTATCAGCTGACTCCATGGGCTTCATATGGACCAATCTGGCGAATCAATAGACGTCTATATGCATCTCTATTCTCTCGTACGACAATGAATAGCACATTAGGTAAACGAAGACAATTTTTAGATCAGATAATAGAATGGCTATTAGCAGAAGAGAAGGAAGGTAGAAGTGTTGAAATAAAACACTTAACTTTGGTTGCATTTGCTAATTTATttggaaatctcttcttttctaagGATGTTATGGATCTTAAATCTGCCTCTGGGAATAAACTCTATCAACTTCTCGAGGAGATTGTAGTGGTATCTTCAAAGCCTAATGTTGCTGATGTCTATCCATGGCTAAGAAATTTAGATCCACAGAATTTAGCCAGCAGAATGAAAAAGGCACAGGATGCATTTGTAAATATTATTGATGAGTTTGCAAAGGAGAGAAAGAGCAGGGATACTGATTGGCGCAATAACAAAGAGGAGAAGGATTACTGGGATCTGTTGATGGATTTCGAAGGCAACGGCAAAGATGAACCAATGAAACTGTCAGATAGatatattaatttttttataaCG GAAATATTTATCGCTGGAATCGACTCAATAATAACTCCCCTAGAATGGGTAATGACAGAAGTTATGCGCAATCCCGAAGTAATGAGGAAGGCCAAAGATGAGATCGCCCAAGTTGTTGGTTAtaataaaaagattgaagaaagtgATGTTGAAAGCTTACCTTATCTTGGTTCGGTGATTAAAGAAACACTGAGATTGCATCCACCGGCTCCTATGCTAATACCACGAACTATTGTGGAAGACACAGAGTTCATGGGGTATATAATTCCGAAGGACACAGCAGTGTTGGTTAACTTTTGGAGTATTGGAAGGGATTCAGATTTATGGGATGATCCATTGTCGTTCAATCCAGATCGTTTCATAGGAAATAATACGGATTACCGTGGGCAACATTCTCAATTCTTACCGTTTGGAGCTGGAAGACGTATGTGTGCTGGCCTTCCATTGGTTCACCAAATTCTTCCCATTGTGGTTGGGTCATTGCTCCAATCTTTTGATTGGACCCTTGAAACTGGCGTCACACCTGAATCCATAGACATGGACGAAAAAATAGAGACGTCACTGAAAAAGTCCATTCCTTTAAGAATAATACCAAGAGCATCGGTTCTTGCAGTGTGA
- the LOC113326028 gene encoding cytochrome P450 76A2-like, with protein MNDPMSTNDMFAWIAFSLAISSSLLLILLLHSRLSRRNQTNSSRLPPGPPGWPLIGYLLNLSYQPHKTFVHLQKKYGPVFMLRLGAMNVLVIASEDAAMELFKHHDQAFSNRLLGEVLKLTGDEYGPTPLLSPSGSIWRMNRRLYAAIFSRTTLKKSLGRRRQFVDQMMQWISVEEKEGRSVEIRHLSFVALTNLFGNLFFSKDLMDFKSATGNELYHLIKEIGVLSTKPNVADFFPWLRKLDPQNLGNRMNKARNAFENIIDEFVKERKGRDIVSPNNNEEKDFLDMLMDFEGSGKDEPKKMLDKHINAFMMEMMMGGTDTTVSTIEWVMTEVVRNPEVMRKAKDEIAQVVGYNRKIEESDTGSLPYLGAVIKEAMRLNPVAPFLIPRATVEETEFMGYIVPKDTAVFVNIWGIGRDSASWDDPFSFNPDRFLGNTTDYRGRHYRFLPFGAGRRICPGLPMVNQILPIVVGSLLQSFDWTLENGVTPESIDMNEKLEMSLKKSTPLRIKPRATALQTSVE; from the exons ATGAATGATCCTATGTCCACAAATGATATGTTTGCCTGGATAGCCTTTTCCCTTGCAATTTCATCTTCGTTATTACTCATCCTACTCCTCCACAGTCGTCTTAGCCGGAGAAATCAAACCAATTCAAGTCGGTTAccaccgggtcctccaggttggccATTGATTGGGTACCTCTTAAATTTAAGCTATCAGCCACACAAAACATTCGTACATCTTCAAAAGAAATATGGGCCAGTTTTCATGCTACGTCTGGGTGCCATGAATGTGCTAGTTATTGCTTCAGAAGATGCTGCCATGGAGTTATTCAAACACCATGATCAAGCCTTTTCCAATCGTCTTCTAGGAGAGGTGCTGAAATTGACAGGTGATGAGTATGGCCCAACTCCATTACTGTCTCCGTCTGGATCAATCTGGCGAATGAATAGGCGACTATATGCAGCCATCTTCTCTCGTACGACACTGAAGAAATCTTTAGGTAGACGAAGACAATTTGTGGATCAAATGATGCAGTGGATATCGGTAGAAGAAAAGGAAGGTCGAAGTGTTGAAATAAGACATTTAAGTTTTGTTGCCTTAACTAATTTATttggaaatctcttcttttctaaaGATCTTATGGATTTCAAATCGGCAACTGGAAATGAACTCTATCACCTGATTAAAGAGATTGGAGTATTATCTACAAAGCCTAATGTAGCTGATTTCTTTCCATGGTTACGGAAGTTAGATCCACAGAATTTGGGCAACAGAATGAACAAGGCACGCAATGCATTTGAAAATATTATTGATGAGTTTGTAAAGGAGCGAAAGGGCAGggatattgtttcacccaataaCAACGAGGAGAAGGATTTTTTGGATATGTTGATGGACTTCGAAGGCAGTGGCAAAGATGAACCAAAGAAAATGTTAGAcaaacacataaatgcgtttatgATG GAAATGATGATGGGTGGAACCGACACAACAGTGTCTACCATAGAATGGGTAATGACAGAAGTTGTTCGCAATCCAGAGGTAATGAGGAAGGCCAAAGATGAGATTGCGCAAGTTGTTGGCTATAACAGAAAGATTGAAGAAAGTGATACTGGAAGTTTACCTTATCTAGGAGCGGTAATTAAAGAAGCAATGAGATTAAATCCAGTGGCTCCTTTCCTGATTCCACGAGCTACAGTTGAAGAAACTGAATTCATGGGGTATATTGTACCTAAGGACACGGCAGTATTTGTTAATATTTGGGGTATTGGAAGGGATTCAGCATCATGGGATGACCCCTTCTCGTTCAACCCAGATCGTTTTTTAGGAAATACTACTGATTACCGCGGTCGTCATTATCGATTCTTACCATTTGGAGCTGGAAGACGTATTTGTCCTGGCCTCCCAATGGTCAACCAAATTCTTCCCATTGTGGTTGGGTCACTGCTCCAATCTTTTGATTGGACCCTTGAAAATGGCGTCACTCCTGAATCCATAGACATGAATGAAAAATTAGAGATGTCACTGAAGAAGTCCACTCCTTTAAGAATAAAACCAAGAGCAACGGCACTTCAGACAAGTGTGGAATGA